In Brachypodium distachyon strain Bd21 chromosome 2, Brachypodium_distachyon_v3.0, whole genome shotgun sequence, one genomic interval encodes:
- the LOC100835841 gene encoding pre-mRNA-splicing factor ATP-dependent RNA helicase DEAH1-like, translated as MASEAQLKTRVSDRLMALLGCSTGTAVQVVIRLARESASATVLASRLVDLVGFPSSADTVAFAEDVCGMIPRNAAAGGVGASEYQKQIQEATALAKNQSTFKLPDDDDDDHEDAIVTAPSSNTGKKRFRRKAGNQGGEEDDETTHDLGRKVRARPDPEECGGGGSDGEEEMVRDQIERANLERHIRERDAASTRKLMDRKPTKGEQDELARRSEAMARDDTSELRRFSRHAYLQKRKEKKLDEALDEIIDHEYIFQGVKLTDSEERDFRRKKEIYKLVTDRVGKDEDAGDCYRMPEAYDAVANVDQEKRWAAARRRYEDPAEAREGKRSSLSEQEAWEEQQIRKSRLQFGSSDHGQRDDGYELVLDDRVDFVKSTALSPDDEMEELAEAIDAKVTLQRELQDERKNLPVYKLKDDLLKAIEEHQVLIIVGETGSGKTTQIPQYLHEAGYTAQGKKIACTQPRRVAAMSVAARVAQEMGVKLGHEVGYSIRFEDCTSDKTVVKYMTDGMLLREFLGEPDLASYSVVIVDEAHERTLSTDILFGLVKDIARFRPDMKLLISSATLNASKFSDFFDLAPIFKIPGRRYKVDVHYTKAPEADYVDAAVVTVLQLHVRQPAGDILLFLTGQEEIETVEEILKQRMKALGSKMAELVICPIYANLPTELQAKIFLPAPAGARKVVLATNIAETSLTIDGIKYVVDPGFCKVKSYNPRTGMESLLVAPISKASADQRAGRSGRTGPGKCFRLFTEYNFRNDLEDDTVPEIQRSNLANVVLRLKALGINDLVSFDFMDPPASESLLKALEELYALGALNGRGELTKTGRRMAEFPLDPMLSKAIVASEKYRCSEEVITIAAMLSAGPGSAVFYRPKDKQVHADAARQAFHAGDVGDHVALLNVYNAWKESGYSPQWCRESFVQSRTMKRARDVRDQLEALLERVEIEPCSGAGDPNAIRKAITAGYFRNAARLQKDGSYRAVKSRQTVFVHPSSGMEQVLPRWIVYHELVQTSKEYMRQVTELKPEWLLEIAPHYYQCKDIDEHEQKKKLAKGTT; from the coding sequence ATGGCGAGCGAGGCCCAGCTCAAGACGCGGGTCTCCGATCGGCTGATGGCGCTGCTGGGCTGCTCAACGGGCACGGCGGTGCAGGTCGTGATCCGCCTCGCACGGGAAAGCGCCTCGGCGACCGTCCTCGCGTCGCGGCTCGTCGATCTCGTCGGgttcccctcctccgccgacaCCGTCGCGTTCGCGGAGGACGTGTGCGGAATGATTCCgcgcaacgccgccgccggaggagtcGGGGCCAGCGAATACCAGAAGCAGATTCAGGAGGCGACGGCGCTGGCCAAAAACCAGAGCACCTTCAAGCtgcccgacgacgacgacgacgaccatgAAGATGCAATCGTCACCGCGCCGTCCTCTAACACCGGAAAAAAACGTTTCAGGAGGAAGGCCGGGAACCAAGGGGGTGAGGAGGATGACGAGACAACGCACGATTTGGGGCGGAAAGTGCGAGCGCGGCCTGATCCGGAGGaatgtggtggtggtggttctGATGGGGAAGAGGAGATGGTTCGGGATCAGATCGAGAGGGCTAATCTCGAACGGCACATCCGGGAACGCGACGCAGCGAGCACTAGGAAATTGATGGATCGGAAGCCAACCAAAGGGGAACAGGACGAACTCGCCCGCCGATCCGAAGCAATGGCAAGGGACGACACCTCGGAGCTCAGGAGGTTCTCGCGGCACGCGTACCTGCAGAAGCGTAAGGAGAAGAAGCTCGACGAGGCACTGGACGAGATCATCGACCACGAGTACATCTTCCAGGGCGTCAAGCTGACGGACTCCGAGGAGAGAGATTTCAGGCGGAAGAAGGAAATTTACAAGCTCGTCACCGATCGCGTCGGGAAGGACGAGGATGCCGGCGACTGCTACAGGATGCCCGAGGCCTACGACGCTGTCGCAAATGTCGATCAGGAGAAGCGGTGggccgcggcgaggcggcggtaCGAAGACCCTGCAGAGGCGAGAGAGGGCAAGAGGAGCAGCTTGTCAGAGCAGGAGGCCTGGGAAGAGCAGCAGATCAGGAAATCCCGGCTACAGTTCGGATCAAGCGATCATGGACAGCGGGACGACGGCTACGAGCTCGTCCTGGACGACAGGGTTGACTTCGTCAAATCGACGGCGCTGTCGCCGGACGACGAGATGGAAGAATTGGCCGAGGCCATTGATGCAAAGGTGACATTGCAGAGGGAGCTCCAAGACGAGAGGAAGAATTTGCCCGTGTACAAGCTCAAGGATGATCTTCTCAAAGCCATCGAAGAGCACCAGGTGCTGATCATAGTCGGAGAGACCGGGTCCGGCAAGACCACGCAGATTCCTCAGTACCTCCACGAGGCCGGGTACACGGCgcaggggaagaagatcgCGTGCACGCAGCCGCGGCGCGTGGCGGCCATGAGCGTGGCGGCGAGGGTGGCGCAGGAGATGGGCGTGAAGCTCGGGCACGAGGTCGGCTACTCCATCAGGTTCGAGGACTGCACCTCGGACAAGACGGTGGTCAAGTACATGACCGACGGGATGCTCCTGCGGGAGTTCCTCGGCGAGCCGGACCTGGCGAGCTACAGCGTGGTGATCGTGGACGAGGCGCACGAGCGCACGCTGTCCACGGACATCCTCTTCGGCCTCGTCAAGGACATCGCGCGCTTCCGGCCGGACATGAAGCTGCTCATCTCCAGCGCCACGCTCAACGCCAGCAAGTTCAGCGACTTCTTCGACCTGGCCCCGATCTTCAAGATCCCCGGGAGGCGGTACAAAGTAGACGTCCACTACACAAAGGCGCCGGAGGCGGACTACGTGGACGCGGCCGTCGTCACGGTCCTGCAGCTGCACGTCAGGCAGCCCGCCGGCGACATCCTGCTGTTCCTCACGGGGCAGGAGGAGATAGAGACGGTGGAAGAGATCCTGAAACAGAGGATGAAGGCTCTTGGCAGTAAAATGGCGGAACTGGTGATATGCCCGATCTACGCGAACCTGCCGACGGAGCTCCAGGCCAAGATTttcctgccggcgccggcgggcgcgcgcAAGGTGGTCCTGGCCACCAACATCGCCGAGACGTCGCTGACCATCGATGGGATCAAGTACGTGGTCGACCCTGGGTTCTGCAAGGTCAAGTCGTACAACCCGCGCACGGGCATGGAGTCGCTGCTGGTGGCGCCCATCTCCAAGGCGTCGGCGGACCAGCGCGCCGGCCGTTCGGGCCGCACCGGCCCGGGCAAGTGCTTCCGCCTCTTCACGGAGTACAACTTCAGGAACGACCTGGAGGACGACACAGTCCCGGAGATCCAGAGGAGCAACCTGGCAAACGTCGTGCTCAGGCTCAAGGCGCTGGGCATCAACGACCTGGTGAGCTTCGACTTCATGGACCCTCCAGCGTCGGAGTCGCTGCTCAAGGCCCTGGAGGAGCTCTACGCGCTCGGCGCGCTCAACGGCCGCGGCGAGCTCACCAAGACcgggaggaggatggcggaATTCCCCTTGGACCCCATGCTCTCTAAGGCCATCGTCGCGTCGGAGAAGTACAGGTGCTCCGAGGAGGTGATCACCATTGCGGCCATGCTATCGGCCGGGCCCGGGAGCGCTGTCTTCTACCGGCCCAAGGACAAGCAGGTgcacgccgacgccgcgcgGCAGGCATTCCACGCCGGCGACGTTGGCGaccacgtggcgctgctcaACGTGTACAACGCGTGGAAGGAGTCGGGATACTCGCCGCAGTGGTGCCGCGAGAGCTTCGTGCAGTCGCGCACCATGAAGCGCGCGCGGGACGTGCGAGACCAGCTGGAGGCGCTGCTCGAGCGGGTGGAGATCGAGCCctgctccggcgccggcgaccccAACGCGATCAGGAAGGCGATTACGGCGGGGTACTTCCGCAACGCGGCGCGGCTGCAAAAGGACGGGTCTTATCGTGCCGTTAAGAGCCGGCAGACGGTGTTCGTGCACCCCAGCTCCGGGATGGAGCAGGTACTCCCGCGGTGGATTGTGTACCACGAACTGGTGCAAACCTCGAAGGAATACATGCGGCAGGTGACGGAGCTCAAGCCGGAGTGGCTGCTGGAGATCGCGCCGCACTACTACCAGTGCAAGGACATCGACGAACAcgagcagaagaagaaattagCCAAGGGAACCACGTAG